The window GGCCTCACTCCTTGGGGTCGCCATAGTAGTCGTAGCCGCCCCCTTCATCTTCATAGTACTCTAAGGTAAACAACAAAAAACATTGCTATGAGTATATTAGGTTCTCAACGCACACCCTCATGATAGAACTATATATTATCTACATGTAGCTTAAAAGGAAGGTTATAATCATAAAAGCATTTTATTTGCAGTATGATACTGGTTTTGAGAAAAAAAGAATAGACTACATGGCTCTATCTCCAACATAATACAACCTCCTCTTCTAAGGGTATCCTTGGTCGTTTATGTTCTCTTGAAACAGGCTTCCGTTTGCTTAATAGATAAAGCAAAGACCAAGTCATGCATTTTCTTATTTTGTTTACAAAACTTGAGCAAACACAAACATGTTTGAGTTCTAGGAAAACAATTTGCCAGATAATTTGGAGGGGGAGTATGAGATAATAGTTTTCATTTGGAGGGGGAGTATGAGATAATAGTTTTCGTTTCGCTATATATATTGTTTCGATTTTGCATATTTTGAGATAATAGTTTGCATTTTCACAAATTCACAAACTATGGTGGTACAAACATTTAAACAACTAATAGTATTGAAAACAATGCCGCAATGCATTACCATTTAGCTCGTGTCAAGAAAGATTCATGTGCCGTTCAACACGTGAAGACGGATATTCGAGTAATTTCGTATTTTCAGAGGTTAATTATACACAATTCTGGCATATCAGGATTGACTAGGCAGATAAAAATCATGAGAACGTCTGTTCTAAAGTCCACGTTTTGACATGCCCACTATGGTGCAGTACGGAATATGATGAAATAATGGAAAAGTGGGAACTGGTAAGGAATGTGAGGTCGAAACATGATGTTGAGCAAAGCAGCTATACCTTCACTAAGTTTGCCATATGGTACCTGTATCCCTGAAACAGTAAAAAAAGAAATTAATGTCAGCAAACTGATCAGGAACTAGTAAGGAATGTGAGATCGAAACATTCTGGCTTAATTAATTATACTAATTAAGAAATTCTTGACACCTACTTTATCCGTTCCATGCAAATAATCACAGAAGGTGAAAAGGGATGAGAAGTTGCTCTGACTGTGCTCCCCAACAAAGTGATGGTAGTCGTGGTATTCTGCTCCTCCATAGAACGGGATATAGTTTGTCGGATTGAACGGGAACTTAAACCTGCACGCAGTTCCGACACAGTCGATGTTTACGAGGTAATTCTTAATCCGTAAGAAGATTGTTGCATCGTCGAAGCCACTTCCCTGAAGGTAAGACTAAGAGCTGAGATTGATGACTTTACCCACTGTGGGTGTCGATGGCCTCTATCTGGCGTATTACCAACCAGAGCCAGAGGGTTGTCATGTGACATGGCACAATGGACGGGCCGACAAGGGAGGGTGCTCCAAGGATGAGCACATCGGACCAGTGCCCGTAGGGCGCGGCGAAGGCGATTGGCGCCGTGTACTCATGGTGGACGCGGTGGATGTTGTCGTATCCCCACTTGGCGTGCAGTAGACGGTGGATCCAGTAGCCGAGATAGTCATCCACAAGCAAGTACACCACCAGCTGCGCCACTGTCTCCCCCACGGACGGCAACGGAAGCCCCGTCCTGATGCCCGCCATCTGCCCATCGAGCACACAGCAAATGGATCAATACTACTCGTACTAATGTTCGGTATATATAGCAAGCATATGTAGTCTTTTTATGTGTCTTGATATTTGGACACTGACGGCAGGATAGGAGACGAGATGGAGCGGAGCAATGGTGACGAGCAAGAGGCCCATGGTGTCCATGTAGCACCGGAGGAAGGCGGACGGCGAGAGTTTCACCCGGGGCTGCAGCTTGTATCGCAGAGCGATGGACGGCGCGCCGAGCTCGAAAAGTGCGAGGGGGACCGACGACAGCGTGTAGACGAGGAGGAGCATGGGGACGATGTGGCAGTACAGGTAGTAGTCCGGCATCCCTGCCGAGTACCGAAACCACGCGCCCTCCGCGTAGGACATGGCCCGCCCCAGCGCGGCCTCCGCCTCAGCAGCCGTCGAGTAAGGAAGCATATCCACCCCTGAGACGGATTCTGGCTTCAATTCACTTCTTTCACTCTCTAACTTCCTGCGTACCCTTCGCGCTTATTAGCTTGAGTTGCCGCGGGTAGCTAGCTTTTGGTCCGGTTCTCCACTCATTTTATACTCAATATTACTACACCTACGAAAGCAACGTACGAAGAGTTACGTAACCTGCCTAACAAATCTATCGCCCCCCTGATTTTCATCCGTGTGGGCCCCTGCCACACCCTTCCATCCAATCCCAATCCTACACGTTGCCTGTTACGTAAATTCTGTACTTAACTTTTCCTAGGTGTAGCATTGCACTTTTATACTGGACGTTGATGTGGGCTACCGGTGCACACGTGAGCACAAAAATGAAAGCACGCAGTGAGAAGAAGATGAAGGAAAGTAGCTTCCGGAGCAGGAGATAATGTTGATGGCGAGCTTAGGTTTGCCTGGCAGAAAGCACTGTGTTACTACAACACCCGAGCAAACACGTGCCACAGCTATTCCACACACTCGCTGGCCATTTAGCGTGCCGTGGGGGAATGACTTTTGCCGGCATGGAGCAATCACAGCCACCTGTTTGTGCCATGGCTAATTGTTTTGGCGGCCGATGGTATGAAGATCTTTCTAGTTCACCCGATTAAGTTTTTGTCATATGTAGAGTACATCAGTGGTTATTAATCTTTAGACTTATAGTTACTTTGGTCACTAGATTTCGGTCTATCTATCGAAAAAAACTTTctccccgctttatatataaagcaaaccGCCACAGGCTAACAAGGTCAATTTAAGCGTTGAAAGTGGAGTAAAATAATGTAGGCTATGCTTTACAAAGAACATACTAATGCTTCGCCGGGTGGACAGGCATGTGTTCTGCATCCACACATGGTCGATGATCGATTCCTGTTGGCCACATTATTAATTGTAGCTGCTAAACACACGTTGGAGACAAAAAAAAAATTGGTTTGATGAAACAAAAGAGTTTCAGACAAACATTAACATGGTTAAATATATTGTATTTTGACCTCGTTAGAGTATTAGGAGTTAAAATATTCGAATGTCCAAATTCATTTTAATATTTCGGATGATCAAATCCAAAATATAAGTTTCTACTTAGAACAAATAAGTTTTTGTGTTTCATGAAAATGATGAACCTGGTTGAATTTTTTTGGGAAAAAAAACTAGGATACTGAAATTTATGAAATGTTCAAGTGTTTATTAGGATCTTAATCTTGGTTTTCTTATAATTTTTTACCAAAATAAAAGTAGCTATAGATAAGCTGACAAAAATATTAAAGCCCTTctgcaaaataaaaataaaaatattaaagGTGCAAACTTTAGCGCCAAATAATTTAATAGAGGTCGTGTTGGAGATTGCAGATTTCAGTGCTCCACATTTTTGTTTGATATGCCTTTATTTCCATTTGGTGCTTGGTTTGGTACCTGTCATGATCACTTGATGGTGTCACGAAGAAGATAATCACCTTCTGGAGATAGCGTAGTGCTAATTCCAGTGCACTCGAAAATAGGGCTGCTTGCGAGCTTATGTTTTGTGCATGTTTCACACCTGGCAAGATGCAACTAAACGTGGAGTACCTATCACAAATCACACTTCTTGCATGTCAAGCACATACGCGACAAACAACTCACACTCGGCAAATAGAAAACATATCACGCCTCTTCTATTCTGAGCCCTCGTGCATATCGGCCTCAGAAGGACAGCAGCTTCGTACTCTGTGTGAAGCAAGAGTTCAACTTTGCGTACCTACTGATTTTGTTGTGGCTAAAATTGCAGATTTTTTTCATGATAATATCTGTCTCATTTATATTACAAGGAACATTGTACAAGTCACGTACATATCAACCTAGCAGAACTGAAAAAATTGCACAACGTTAGCCTTTGCACAAAAGAACACCAGCCAATAAGTAAATCTACAAAAAAAGATCGAAGATACCTTTGAGCTTGACACCAACGCCCGTCACCTGCCTCTGGCACCACCACAACATCCACCATTGGAAAAAATGACGGATCACCTCCtcacccgagctcgacgcggctccatcgctgatatgcgGCTTTGCGGATCTTGAAGGTGGCTTGCCAAAGGTGAAATCATTACCGTTAAACGAATCAAACCGGGACAACACCCTGGACACACCATCAAACTCCCGATCTGGCAACCCCACACGACTAAGATGTCGGAGGAGGAAACGATACCTGCTATCCACGTACCATGAACCCATCACATGATCCACCACTTGCAGATGCCGCCAATGCAGACTACAATCTGCATCCGATCCTAGACTATCTCCCAAGCTCCGCGCCGGCGCTAGAGCAAACGACGTCGCAAGAACGGATCCCGAGGACATAGGTCCACCACGAGTATGCCACCACCACTGCACCATCCTTACTTGAACATGCTAGATTCCAAATCCATCCCCAACCATAGGACCGATCGCATTTGTCGGAGTAGGATATGAAGAAACTTTATTAAGTGTCGCCATCACCATCGCCGAAGCCAAAACGACAAACATCCTAAAAACTAAACTACTTTGTCCTAAAACAATCCACACGCGTGGATCCGGTGACCCCCTTCACCACCAATGACTGAGGTCGTCGGCGGAGGAGAGCAGCCAGAGGGCGGTGGCAGAAGAAGAGCTTCGCGAGGGTAGGTGACATCGCCTTTTTTTCTTCTCTTCAAAGATAGAAAATGATACGGTTACCTTGTGGATTGCGATCTCCTTCGTCCTCAAATTGCAGATTTGATATGTCAAATTATGTGACAGCACGGAGGGGTTGTATGAAATTCAACAAGAAACATCGCCAGAGAGATAGATCTCCGGGGAACAACCACGCTTCCGGATTGAAAAATATGTCTAATTCTTTCTTTCTAAAATTTGCTGGCGCAAACACCTGCGCATCCATCTACAACCCGTTGATCTGTGTTGTGGTTTGAAAAGGTGTTTCAGCAGAAATTGCGTGAAAATGTATGCAAATTCGGAACGCTCTCAATACAAAACAatattttttttttgcgggtgacaATATACATGTTTAGGTTGTACGATTAATTTGCCCAGCCGTTCTTTTACGTTCGTTTTTCTATACGGAGGTTACATCTTCACGTCTTTTTAATTCCTTCTTTATTATCAACCAATTCTTCTTTCCAATCTTATTCGGCTGGTCATAATAAGAGTATCATAACTAGTATCATGTATgtcaactaggcaattttgatgaggtgacatagaattaaatgaagaaagagagtaTCATATTAGGGCATCTCCCACAGCTGTAAGATAGGTGTTGGTAAATTTGCCACCTAGGACAtagtgatgatgtggcatgtaaTAAATGTGGAGAGAGAGTAAAGTTGTATGTAGAATAGCCAACAAACTTTGCACAAGCTCTAAGGTGAAATAGAGAGCAAACACATTTATTTTCTCATCATCTATTGGATAACTTAGATACAACCTATTGGAGTAGTTGTATGATAGCTTGTTGGTTGATGAAATGGACATTTTACCAACAAGATTAACATACAATCTATTGGAGATGCCCGTATGATACCATATCATAATAAATTCTATACTACTATGTGTCATGTATGACAACAAATGAAACTATCTAAGATACTAgtttatgatactatgcattatgGAGGTAGTATGTATATGATACTTTTGTATGACATGAGAGGTTGATATTTTAGTTGACCTCATTTATTATTTCTTAGCAGTACATCATTTGATACATTATCATGCCATAATACTGGAATGTCCTCTTTCTTCAATTAATAATAAGACCACATGTGAAATATTGAAATATTTCAGTTATTCCGCCGGTTGATGCCACCGTAATCTGCTGGTCCATAAGGAAGCACCCAATCTGCCAGGAATCCATTTTTCCTCTTGTGATTAATCCCCATGTCTTGACACAGCTGATCATTGCACAGGATGTGGACCTGTGCAATACACGACCGACGGAAGTGGGTTGAAGCGTACCGTTTCATATACTTATCCCACTCGATTATATTCTCCTCCATAGATTGGATACTAGGCAGACGGAAGCTCCCGTGAAGGAAGTGTGCCAACCACTTTGACCGTAGCTCGAACGCATGCAGGTTTGACACATTCTCGCAGTAGCCGATGATGGCTAACTGGGGGATCCTAGGATGGACACATTGCCTGCATGTATTGATCAAAATAGCCATTAATCGTAGTCCACTCCCATGAATTTAGAGATTTGCTTGCATGTGCAAAAAGTTTGTATTGTTTTGTATTCACATTAATTTCAACCTGAAATGTGGAACGATGCTAGACGGCGAGCCTGCTACAATATCTTTGAACATGGGTGATACGAAAATATCCCTCATCTTTTCATCACCTCTGTACCCGGTAGCAAAGATCACCACGTCGCTCTTTATTGGCGAGGGTTCGCCTTCTACAACAAGTCCTTGTCTGCAGAAGCTCATTTCCTTTGCTTTCTTGAGAACGATGCTGCCTTGGTCGACATTAGTGTAGAACTTGCCGGGTAGCAGCACAACCAAGCATGAGCTCATGGCATCGAAGAAGCTGTGGTCTGGCACCATGCCGTGCTTCTTCATGGGTACAGCCCATCTATAGTAGCTCTCAACAAACTTGGAGAACAACCATCTCTGAAACAATGCAGTCAAGAACATCAGAGTTGTTGTGGTGTAACTTGAATAATTGCTGAAACCCCGAAAAGAGGAGGTAAACCCAGAAGTCGATAAACTATTTCCTACTGGTATGAAGTATAGTTATGGTCATTACCAACGGTGATAACAACGTTGCCAGAAGGCCAAGGAGCAGCCCCTCTCCTGGCTTGTGAATTAGGAGTTTAGAAAACCGGTTGAGGTAGAAGAAAGAAATCGGGACACCCCATGCGTGGTAACCCGGGATGATCCATCGCTTCGTACGACAAATCATTGTGCATGGATACGTCGGACCTGCTCAAATTAACGTACAATTCGATGTTGCTTGTAACCAAATAATCATATTGTTCCAGCTTTTGCATGTAAATATAGAGGCTGGACAGGATATTACCATTCACATTTGCGCACCGTGTGGCAACGTCCAGAGCAGACTTTTGGTAACCGATGACAGTGACGAGCTTGCCTTTGATGAGTTGGGTGGCCTTTGCATTGTCCATGCTGGAGAAATCCATGGAGTGGATCACCGTGCCATCAAAGGC is drawn from Aegilops tauschii subsp. strangulata cultivar AL8/78 chromosome 1, Aet v6.0, whole genome shotgun sequence and contains these coding sequences:
- the LOC141020586 gene encoding very-long-chain aldehyde decarbonylase GL1-10-like; translation: MLPYSTAAEAEAALGRAMSYAEGAWFRYSAGMPDYYLYCHIVPMLLLVYTLSSVPLALFELGAPSIALRYKLQPRVKLSPSAFLRCYMDTMGLLLVTIAPLHLVSYPAMAGIRTGLPLPSVGETVAQLVVYLLVDDYLGYWIHRLLHAKWGYDNIHRVHHEYTAPIAFAAPYGHWSDVLILGAPSLVGPSIVPCHMTTLWLWLVIRQIEAIDTHSG
- the LOC109742912 gene encoding probable flavin-containing monooxygenase 1 is translated as MEPLHMLQVLRRKSKSDMIPPKPSLEVSMFPLYHYGKRRGQSCMTSMEKKRVAIIGAGVSGLTACKHALEHGFRPVMFEADVDAIGGVWAHTLASTRLQTPRPYYQFTDFPWPPGVSDLYPDHNQVMDYLRSYARHFGVLECIRFGSRVAALEYSSDVNEGEMMTWDQWAGNGEAFGSGRGEWSLTVHRGDHVEHKQIHVADFVVLCLGRFSGRPNIPAFPLGKGPEAFDGTVIHSMDFSSMDNAKATQLIKGKLVTVIGYQKSALDVATRCANVNGPTYPCTMICRTKRWIIPGYHAWGVPISFFYLNRFSKLLIHKPGEGLLLGLLATLLSPLRWLFSKFVESYYRWAVPMKKHGMVPDHSFFDAMSSCLVVLLPGKFYTNVDQGSIVLKKAKEMSFCRQGLVVEGEPSPIKSDVVIFATGQCVHPRIPQLAIIGYCENVSNLHAFELRSKWLAHFLHGSFRLPSIQSMEENIIEWDKYMKRYASTHFRRSCIAQVHILCNDQLCQDMGINHKRKNGFLADWVLPYGPADYGGINRRNN